Proteins from a single region of Candidatus Aminicenantes bacterium:
- the radC gene encoding DNA repair protein RadC, translating to MKKLTIKDLPKHGRPREKLKEKGVGALTDQELVAAILGSGTKGVDVRTMAMKVANLIKENKGLLIRSQLVGIPGLGPAKAAQILSAFELARRYLSKETTKICCAQDILPLLSDITNKQQEYFICFSLNGANEVIEKRIVTIGLLDQSPVHPREVFADVIADRAAAVILAHNHPSGDLQLSEADKKLHERLTDAAEILGLQILDHIIVSRKGYFSFQEHGLLKK from the coding sequence GGCCGGCCGCGGGAGAAACTGAAAGAAAAAGGCGTTGGCGCTTTGACTGATCAGGAATTGGTGGCTGCAATTCTTGGTTCGGGAACTAAGGGCGTTGACGTGAGAACCATGGCCATGAAAGTGGCCAATCTGATAAAGGAAAATAAGGGGCTTTTGATCCGTAGTCAATTGGTTGGGATTCCAGGCTTGGGGCCGGCCAAGGCGGCGCAAATCCTTTCGGCATTTGAACTGGCTCGCAGATATCTTTCAAAAGAAACGACCAAGATCTGTTGCGCCCAAGATATTCTTCCCCTTCTATCCGATATTACTAACAAACAGCAAGAATACTTTATTTGCTTTTCATTGAATGGAGCTAATGAAGTCATTGAAAAGCGGATCGTTACAATTGGCTTGCTTGACCAAAGCCCGGTCCATCCGCGTGAAGTGTTTGCCGATGTGATTGCTGACCGAGCTGCTGCCGTCATTTTGGCACATAACCACCCCTCTGGTGATTTGCAGCTGAGCGAGGCAGACAAAAAATTGCATGAACGATTGACTGATGCGGCTGAAATCCTTGGGTTGCAGATTCTTGACCATATCATCGTCAGTCGTAAGGGATATTTTAGCTTTCAGGAACATGGATTACTGAAAAAATGA